In one Bacillus thuringiensis genomic region, the following are encoded:
- a CDS encoding PadR family transcriptional regulator — translation MNAKAQKYIPLTEGTYYILLSLVKPMHGYGIMQMVEEMTNGEVKLGPGTLYGNTTKLLKEKLIVEVASTDRKKCYELTSFGREVLELEYNRLQRSVRNGNSILGE, via the coding sequence ATGAATGCGAAGGCGCAAAAATATATTCCGTTAACTGAGGGGACATATTACATACTGTTATCACTAGTGAAACCAATGCACGGATATGGAATTATGCAAATGGTAGAAGAGATGACAAATGGGGAAGTAAAGCTCGGTCCTGGTACTTTATACGGGAATACGACGAAATTACTTAAAGAAAAATTAATTGTTGAAGTTGCCTCTACAGATAGAAAGAAGTGCTATGAGTTAACGTCGTTTGGGAGAGAAGTGTTAGAGCTAGAATATAACAGATTGCAGAGATCTGTAAGGAATGGAAATAGTATATTAGGGGAGTGA
- a CDS encoding glyoxalase/bleomycin resistance/dioxygenase family protein, with protein sequence MDLKMKYIILYVEKFEECLKFYKDILQLPIKAEHGTYIEFNTGTTILAMNARQDVKELTGLPLTEGELQSSHFELGFVVENVQETIEQFREQGIKILVEPIVKPWGQTIAYIADPDGNYIEICSSLE encoded by the coding sequence ATGGATTTGAAAATGAAGTACATCATTTTATATGTAGAAAAGTTTGAGGAATGTTTAAAATTCTATAAAGATATTTTACAGTTACCTATAAAAGCAGAGCACGGTACATATATTGAATTTAATACTGGAACTACCATTTTAGCGATGAATGCGCGGCAAGATGTGAAAGAATTAACAGGACTACCGCTTACAGAAGGTGAATTACAGTCTTCTCATTTCGAATTAGGATTCGTTGTTGAGAATGTACAAGAAACGATTGAGCAATTTAGAGAGCAAGGTATTAAAATTTTAGTGGAGCCAATTGTGAAACCGTGGGGACAAACAATTGCCTACATTGCTGATCCAGATGGAAATTATATTGAAATTTGTAGTTCATTAGAATAG
- a CDS encoding helix-turn-helix domain-containing protein has product MAIIINIDVMLAKRKMSVTELSEKVGITMANLSILKNGKAKAVRFSTLEAICKALECQPGDILEYQPEDTE; this is encoded by the coding sequence ATGGCAATTATTATTAATATTGATGTAATGTTAGCAAAAAGAAAAATGAGTGTAACAGAACTTTCGGAGAAGGTTGGAATTACAATGGCTAACCTTTCTATCTTGAAAAATGGAAAAGCAAAAGCAGTCCGTTTTTCAACTTTAGAAGCAATATGTAAAGCATTAGAATGCCAACCCGGGGATATTTTAGAATATCAACCTGAAGATACCGAATAA
- a CDS encoding MFS transporter, whose product MQQNNDLNFEPQDVNIVNPKQARKAVIATGIGNAMEWFDFGLYAYLAVILSQLFFSGVDNSGLQLVLTFGTFAAAFLVRPIGGVFFGRIGDKYGRKIVLSTTIILMALSTLFIALLPTYEQIGVWAPILLLVARMIQGFSTGGEYSGAMVYIAESSPDKKRGILGSGLEIGTLSGYIAASVIVTILTLLLTDEQMLSWGWRIPFLVAAPIGLVGLYLRRHLDESPIFEEMEKAQEESEDNEQFSFMDIIKYHKKDFLLSTVIVAFFNITNYMILSYIPSYLTQVLKVEETTGLLIISITMALMIPLALYFGKLSDKIGNKRVVQIGLLGLTVFAIPAFLLIGNGHIAAIFAGIFVLGFFLSVYEGTLPSLLPSLFFTDVRYRALSISFNISVSIFGGTTPLVCSYLVHATGNPLAPAFYLAGVSIIGLVVFSVLFVTTSGRALKGSYPTVETKKEAHQIAKEDPEETLWWHEESLEIEAGKNASI is encoded by the coding sequence ATGCAACAAAATAATGATTTAAATTTTGAACCTCAAGACGTTAATATTGTCAATCCTAAACAAGCCAGGAAAGCAGTAATTGCTACTGGTATAGGGAACGCAATGGAGTGGTTTGACTTCGGATTATACGCGTATTTAGCGGTAATTTTAAGTCAATTATTCTTCTCAGGTGTTGATAATAGTGGATTGCAACTTGTACTTACATTCGGTACATTTGCAGCAGCCTTTCTCGTTCGACCAATCGGAGGTGTATTCTTTGGTAGAATAGGAGATAAGTACGGCCGAAAAATCGTGTTAAGTACTACTATTATTTTAATGGCACTTTCTACATTATTCATCGCATTACTACCAACCTATGAACAAATTGGTGTATGGGCACCAATACTACTTTTAGTTGCCCGAATGATTCAAGGCTTCTCTACAGGCGGCGAATATTCAGGAGCAATGGTTTATATCGCAGAATCTTCTCCAGATAAAAAGCGTGGTATACTCGGTAGTGGTCTTGAAATTGGAACACTCTCAGGTTACATTGCTGCATCGGTAATTGTTACCATTTTGACGTTATTGTTAACAGATGAGCAAATGCTCAGCTGGGGATGGCGTATTCCGTTCTTAGTAGCTGCACCAATTGGTTTGGTCGGTTTATACTTACGCCGTCATCTAGATGAATCTCCAATCTTTGAAGAGATGGAAAAAGCACAAGAGGAATCTGAAGACAATGAACAATTTTCATTTATGGACATTATTAAGTATCACAAAAAAGACTTCTTATTAAGCACAGTAATTGTCGCCTTCTTTAATATTACGAATTATATGATTCTTTCGTATATTCCTTCTTATCTAACTCAAGTACTTAAAGTCGAAGAAACAACAGGCTTATTAATTATTTCTATTACGATGGCACTTATGATTCCACTAGCACTATATTTCGGTAAATTAAGTGATAAAATTGGTAATAAACGCGTTGTGCAAATTGGTTTACTTGGTTTAACTGTATTTGCAATTCCAGCATTTTTACTAATAGGTAACGGACATATTGCAGCTATATTTGCAGGTATTTTCGTATTAGGTTTCTTCTTAAGTGTATATGAAGGAACATTACCTTCATTATTACCATCACTCTTTTTCACTGATGTACGTTATCGAGCACTTTCGATCTCATTTAATATTTCTGTATCGATATTCGGTGGAACAACACCGCTTGTATGTTCATACTTAGTTCATGCAACTGGTAACCCGCTCGCACCGGCATTTTATTTAGCAGGTGTAAGTATTATTGGATTAGTTGTATTTAGTGTACTATTCGTTACGACTTCAGGGCGTGCGCTAAAAGGTTCATATCCTACAGTAGAAACGAAAAAAGAAGCACACCAGATTGCTAAAGAAGATCCTGAAGAAACACTTTGGTGGCATGAAGAGTCATTAGAAATTGAAGCAGGGAAGAATGCTTCCATTTAA
- a CDS encoding VanW family protein codes for MNIVHLRPKQRSKYRIMLGKWYYSTKRYIQWLADGKTYAKRFQQKKLPCTAIQHRTILLRKLKDVDMWYQQNKVVNLKIAVKKLNGIVIRPGETFSYWRLIGKPTRKKGYVEGMVLHYGSFQTGIGGGLCQLSNLIYWMTLHTPLTVTERYRHSFDVFPDSRRTQPFGSGATCSYNYLDLQIKNETDQPYQLHLYMTDEHLVGEWRTVYPQLYQYEVYEKEHSIQPAYWGGYIRHNVIQRKVYNQQKQLIEDQYVTENHAIMMYEPLLACNNENSE; via the coding sequence ATGAATATAGTGCACTTACGTCCTAAACAGCGGTCTAAGTATCGCATTATGCTAGGGAAGTGGTATTACTCTACAAAGAGGTACATTCAGTGGTTGGCAGATGGAAAAACATATGCAAAAAGGTTCCAACAAAAAAAGCTACCTTGTACAGCAATTCAGCACCGAACGATATTACTTCGTAAGCTCAAAGATGTAGATATGTGGTATCAACAGAATAAGGTTGTTAATTTGAAAATTGCTGTTAAAAAACTAAATGGTATCGTCATTAGACCGGGAGAAACATTTTCTTACTGGCGTTTAATAGGTAAGCCAACGAGGAAAAAAGGGTATGTAGAAGGTATGGTATTACATTACGGATCTTTTCAAACAGGTATTGGAGGAGGTCTTTGTCAGCTTTCGAATTTAATATATTGGATGACTTTACATACACCACTGACAGTAACAGAACGATATCGTCATAGCTTTGATGTCTTTCCTGACTCTAGGCGAACTCAACCGTTTGGGAGTGGGGCGACTTGTTCCTATAACTATTTGGATTTACAAATTAAAAATGAAACGGACCAACCGTATCAACTTCACCTTTATATGACAGATGAACATTTAGTTGGTGAATGGAGAACAGTCTATCCGCAACTGTATCAATATGAAGTGTATGAGAAAGAACACTCAATTCAACCTGCATACTGGGGCGGTTATATACGACATAATGTGATTCAACGTAAAGTATATAATCAACAGAAACAGTTAATAGAAGATCAATATGTAACAGAGAATCACGCTATAATGATGTACGAACCACTATTAGCTTGTAATAATGAGAATAGTGAGTAA
- a CDS encoding alkaline phosphatase — protein MLNYGVKMKKLLLVGAIIVSVLSTESMMNYHAAKAKVKKVEHQPKNIIMMVMDGTSSTATTLARWYKGAPLTLDQIVTGGVRTFSAESAITDSAPAATALATGNKSNSGYVGVLPSIVSSPSLQPIKEEEKLRPVANVLEGAKCTGRATGIVATSEIQHATPAGFSAHHVNRKHFDVIAKQQVYQNIDVVLGGGKAALLPIKSNGIRKDGENLVKVIQDKGYDFVETKDALLNSKSNKIWGSFSHHALAFDMDRIATNPEQPTLSQMTEKAIQTLSKDKDGFFLFVEGSKPDWAAHANDPIGIISDVLAFDEAVAKALQFAKKDGDTMLIALTDHGNSGISIGNRNTTKGYNTTPVSAYIDPLKKAKMTLEGTINKLKSDLSNVEDVAKLYGLDNLTHDEKEKLKVAKKKMDVGRILTTLLANRANIGFTTGGHTGEDVFLHSYGPQKPEGLIQNTDIAKTMAKAMGFNLEEVTNKIFLESEQAFKKIGATVTADKIEGANPLLVVKHNKVEAQLFGNKNIIRINGKGYELRSIIVESNGKCYVPEEAIQLFVKHSR, from the coding sequence ATGTTGAATTATGGTGTGAAGATGAAAAAGTTACTATTGGTGGGAGCTATAATAGTAAGCGTATTAAGTACGGAAAGTATGATGAATTATCATGCGGCCAAAGCTAAGGTGAAAAAAGTAGAACACCAGCCTAAAAATATAATTATGATGGTTATGGACGGAACGAGTTCAACGGCGACAACATTGGCTCGCTGGTATAAAGGGGCACCGCTTACGTTAGATCAAATTGTAACAGGAGGTGTTCGTACGTTTTCGGCGGAATCAGCTATTACAGACTCAGCGCCAGCAGCAACAGCTTTAGCAACTGGAAATAAATCGAATTCAGGATATGTAGGTGTATTACCTTCTATTGTAAGTTCGCCTAGCTTACAGCCAATAAAAGAAGAAGAAAAGTTACGGCCGGTCGCAAACGTATTAGAAGGCGCAAAATGTACTGGTCGTGCAACTGGCATTGTTGCTACATCTGAAATTCAGCATGCTACTCCGGCCGGATTCTCCGCTCACCATGTCAATCGCAAACATTTTGACGTAATTGCGAAGCAGCAAGTATATCAAAATATAGATGTCGTATTAGGCGGGGGAAAAGCGGCGCTTCTACCTATAAAAAGTAATGGAATCCGAAAAGATGGTGAAAATTTAGTAAAGGTGATTCAAGACAAAGGGTACGATTTTGTTGAAACGAAAGATGCGTTATTGAACTCCAAATCTAATAAAATTTGGGGCTCTTTCTCACATCATGCTCTTGCGTTTGATATGGATCGTATAGCAACAAATCCAGAACAACCAACACTTTCTCAAATGACAGAAAAAGCAATTCAAACATTATCAAAAGATAAAGATGGCTTCTTTTTATTCGTAGAAGGTAGTAAGCCAGATTGGGCAGCTCATGCTAATGATCCAATTGGGATTATTAGCGATGTATTGGCATTTGATGAAGCGGTAGCAAAGGCGTTACAATTTGCGAAGAAAGATGGGGATACGATGCTCATCGCTTTAACTGATCATGGTAACAGCGGCATCTCTATAGGGAATAGGAATACGACAAAAGGATACAATACTACACCGGTTTCTGCATACATTGATCCATTGAAAAAGGCGAAAATGACACTTGAAGGAACTATAAATAAATTGAAATCTGATTTATCAAATGTAGAAGATGTAGCTAAACTATACGGTTTGGATAATCTAACTCATGATGAAAAAGAAAAATTAAAAGTGGCAAAAAAGAAAATGGATGTAGGACGAATTCTTACTACATTATTGGCTAATCGTGCAAATATCGGCTTTACGACAGGAGGACATACAGGTGAGGATGTATTCTTACATTCTTATGGACCTCAAAAACCAGAAGGCTTAATCCAAAATACAGACATTGCGAAGACGATGGCGAAAGCGATGGGCTTTAACTTAGAAGAAGTAACGAATAAAATATTTTTAGAGAGTGAACAAGCCTTTAAGAAAATCGGTGCAACTGTAACAGCCGACAAAATCGAAGGAGCAAACCCGTTACTCGTAGTAAAACATAATAAAGTAGAAGCACAATTATTTGGTAACAAAAATATAATTCGTATCAATGGTAAAGGGTATGAATTAAGAAGTATTATTGTAGAGAGTAATGGAAAGTGCTATGTACCAGAAGAAGCAATTCAACTATTTGTAAAGCATTCTCGTTAA
- a CDS encoding DUF2975 domain-containing protein, protein MKQGSTLFLKTVVILIGIPVLAMCIFLVPKIGNFAAELYPDIAYIKYLVFINLYATAIPYYFALYQTFKLLNYIDKNNAFSELSVQALKNIKYSALAISVLYVLGMPLFYLVAERDDAPGIIIIGMIMIFASMVIAVFAAVLQRLLKDAIDIKSENDLTV, encoded by the coding sequence ATGAAACAAGGATCCACACTCTTTTTAAAGACCGTTGTAATTCTGATCGGAATCCCCGTTCTTGCTATGTGCATTTTTTTAGTCCCTAAAATAGGAAATTTTGCCGCAGAATTATATCCAGATATTGCATATATTAAATATCTTGTATTTATCAATTTATACGCAACAGCAATACCTTATTACTTCGCACTGTACCAAACATTTAAGCTTTTAAACTATATTGATAAAAATAACGCATTCTCAGAGCTATCTGTTCAAGCTTTAAAAAATATTAAGTACAGCGCATTGGCAATTAGTGTATTATATGTATTAGGTATGCCACTTTTCTATCTCGTGGCAGAGAGAGATGACGCCCCTGGCATTATTATTATCGGAATGATTATGATTTTTGCTTCAATGGTAATCGCGGTCTTTGCTGCCGTTCTCCAAAGACTATTAAAAGATGCTATAGATATAAAATCAGAAAATGATTTAACGGTCTGA
- a CDS encoding AAA family ATPase has product MINKLKENIGSVFVGKENVIDLLLVSLLADGHVLLEDVPGTGKTLLAKTISKSIGGSFSRVQFTPDVLPSDVTGIEYFNPKTSEFELRIGPVMTNILLADEINRAMPRTQSSLLEAMEEQQVTLEKQSTPLPKPFFVIATQNPIESQGTFPLPDAQLDRFLMTISIGYPTPKDELQMMRRFRNDLPLESVTSVISLEDILESQKRVKEIFVSEPLEHYIIKLAHATRNHDYIANGVSPRATLALVRAVQALAFLHGREYCTPEDIQLLVPFVWNHRIVLSMEGALRTTKNDIMQSILKEVDVPVEIEQA; this is encoded by the coding sequence ATGATAAATAAATTGAAAGAAAACATCGGATCTGTGTTTGTTGGGAAAGAAAATGTTATTGATCTACTGCTCGTTTCACTTCTTGCTGATGGACATGTACTACTCGAAGACGTGCCTGGTACTGGGAAGACGTTACTGGCGAAAACCATTTCCAAAAGTATTGGTGGTAGTTTTTCTCGCGTTCAATTCACCCCTGATGTACTTCCAAGTGATGTAACAGGTATTGAATACTTCAACCCAAAAACAAGCGAATTCGAATTAAGAATTGGACCAGTTATGACAAACATTTTGCTAGCAGATGAAATTAACCGTGCAATGCCGAGAACGCAGTCGAGTTTGTTAGAAGCGATGGAAGAACAACAAGTGACGCTTGAGAAGCAGTCAACTCCTCTGCCGAAACCGTTCTTTGTTATTGCGACGCAAAACCCAATTGAATCACAAGGGACTTTCCCTCTTCCAGATGCACAGCTTGATCGCTTTTTAATGACGATTTCAATTGGTTATCCAACTCCTAAAGATGAGTTACAAATGATGCGACGTTTTCGGAACGATTTACCATTAGAAAGTGTCACATCTGTCATCTCATTAGAAGATATTTTAGAATCTCAAAAACGAGTAAAAGAAATATTTGTTTCGGAACCGTTAGAACATTACATTATTAAACTTGCTCATGCTACAAGAAATCATGATTATATCGCTAACGGTGTAAGCCCACGTGCCACATTAGCTTTAGTACGTGCTGTTCAAGCTTTAGCCTTTTTACATGGGAGAGAATATTGCACACCAGAAGATATACAATTGTTAGTTCCTTTTGTTTGGAATCACCGTATCGTCTTATCAATGGAAGGTGCATTACGTACGACAAAAAATGATATTATGCAAAGTATTTTAAAAGAAGTTGATGTACCCGTGGAGATTGAGCAAGCATGA
- a CDS encoding kinase: protein MSTNELINVMKKHKENRFILGIDGLSRSGKTTFVANLKENMKQEGIPFHIFHIDDHIVERNKRYHTGYEEWYEYYCLQWDIPYLRQKFFQKLQHETKLTLPFYQEETDSCEMKKVQIPIVGVIVIEGVFLQRKEWRDFFHYMVYLDCPRETRFLRESEKTQKNLSKFENRYWKAEDYYLEMELPKDRADLVIQ from the coding sequence ATGAGTACAAATGAGCTTATAAATGTTATGAAGAAGCATAAAGAAAACCGCTTTATTTTAGGGATAGATGGTTTAAGTCGATCTGGAAAAACAACATTCGTAGCAAATTTAAAAGAAAATATGAAACAAGAGGGCATCCCGTTTCATATTTTTCATATTGATGATCACATAGTGGAGCGTAATAAACGCTATCATACAGGATATGAAGAATGGTATGAGTATTATTGTTTACAGTGGGATATTCCATACTTGAGGCAGAAGTTTTTTCAGAAGTTACAACATGAGACAAAACTGACTTTGCCTTTTTATCAAGAGGAAACAGACTCATGTGAAATGAAAAAAGTACAGATTCCTATTGTAGGCGTAATTGTTATTGAAGGAGTTTTTTTGCAGCGAAAAGAATGGAGAGATTTCTTTCATTATATGGTCTATTTGGACTGTCCAAGAGAGACAAGGTTTCTACGTGAGAGTGAAAAAACGCAGAAAAACCTTTCAAAGTTTGAAAATAGGTATTGGAAAGCAGAGGATTATTACTTAGAAATGGAATTGCCGAAGGATAGGGCGGATTTAGTCATCCAATGA
- a CDS encoding HAD-IA family hydrolase has product MNILWDFDGTLFDTYPAYTMMLSEILGDSVEKQEIYKNLKISYSHAIQYYNISCEQEEKIKVLKGKFTPKDMKPFAGVEEVLKFADKNVIMTHKHRKRVMAILKYYGWEKYFVDMVTIDDGFPRKPNSLAYNHLHKKYNIDLAIGDRELDLLPAKELGISTCMFQGNCDVADYSLSHYSEFFKVVSDREFSLFFRTISFYFLYIKIARS; this is encoded by the coding sequence ATGAATATTTTATGGGATTTTGATGGGACGTTATTTGATACGTACCCTGCATATACAATGATGCTTTCTGAAATATTAGGTGATTCAGTAGAAAAACAAGAAATATACAAAAACTTAAAAATATCATACTCTCATGCAATTCAGTATTATAATATTTCATGCGAGCAGGAAGAAAAGATTAAAGTTTTGAAGGGAAAATTCACGCCAAAAGATATGAAACCTTTTGCAGGTGTCGAAGAGGTTTTGAAATTTGCAGATAAAAATGTGATTATGACCCATAAACATAGGAAAAGGGTTATGGCCATTTTAAAATATTACGGCTGGGAAAAATACTTCGTAGATATGGTTACAATTGACGATGGCTTTCCTCGAAAGCCGAACTCTTTAGCTTATAATCATCTGCATAAAAAATACAATATTGATTTAGCTATTGGAGATAGAGAATTAGATTTATTACCTGCAAAAGAATTAGGTATTTCAACATGTATGTTTCAAGGTAATTGTGATGTAGCGGATTATTCTTTATCACATTACTCGGAGTTTTTTAAGGTAGTGAGTGATAGAGAGTTTTCTTTATTTTTTAGAACTATTTCATTTTATTTTCTGTATATAAAAATTGCTAGGAGTTAA
- a CDS encoding DUF58 domain-containing protein, with translation MNGQRVVTVPLFFQLHIIQLTVPIALLFTFFFPQRMLMFLFFFYYIFAIFIYKYVAFIEKKFQIINEKQTTRLFPEESGQFFIHLKNGASIPLVNGVCYFHLNSSLIPHKEQGIEQISKTLFSFPFSQPAHSAQKWDLTLTATKRGVFQIEQFECVLKDPFHLLTVHLPVFDKLRTEIIVYPSPKEVAGLQELQQLLIGSYQTNFSFYNDETSIIGVKRYERESFRSIHWKASAKMQELQAKQYEPVKNYSWTICLSLAADRGFGWKDNVEDLISFATYICQYATKHHIPFELFISVLAEGGALHLSLHEGQTQYAKALEELARISDDSTLLPKQGFLHYVTRKRERSSTMIYIGLQRNELPLLSQPTFLTTSEGMVESVENLAISHS, from the coding sequence ATGAATGGACAGCGCGTTGTAACTGTACCTTTATTTTTTCAACTTCATATTATTCAACTAACCGTTCCAATCGCGTTACTTTTCACATTCTTTTTCCCGCAACGAATGCTTATGTTTCTCTTTTTCTTCTATTATATATTTGCGATTTTTATTTATAAATATGTCGCTTTCATAGAGAAGAAGTTTCAAATCATAAATGAGAAACAAACTACACGGCTTTTTCCTGAGGAATCTGGACAGTTTTTTATTCATTTAAAAAATGGAGCCAGCATACCGCTCGTTAATGGTGTTTGTTACTTTCATTTAAATTCGTCCCTTATACCGCATAAAGAGCAAGGCATTGAACAAATATCAAAAACGTTATTCTCTTTCCCATTTTCACAACCTGCACATTCGGCACAAAAATGGGATTTAACATTAACCGCTACGAAGCGTGGGGTGTTTCAAATTGAACAGTTTGAATGTGTATTAAAAGATCCATTTCATCTATTAACTGTACATTTACCTGTTTTTGATAAATTAAGGACTGAAATTATTGTGTATCCTTCTCCTAAAGAAGTAGCAGGTTTGCAAGAACTTCAGCAACTTTTAATCGGATCCTATCAAACGAATTTTTCTTTTTACAATGACGAAACATCTATTATAGGTGTAAAACGCTATGAACGTGAATCATTCCGTTCTATTCATTGGAAGGCATCTGCTAAAATGCAGGAATTACAAGCGAAGCAATATGAACCTGTAAAAAATTATAGTTGGACGATTTGTCTTTCTTTAGCTGCCGATCGTGGATTTGGTTGGAAAGATAATGTTGAAGATTTAATTTCATTCGCAACATACATTTGCCAATATGCAACGAAGCATCACATACCGTTTGAATTATTTATTAGTGTATTAGCAGAAGGTGGTGCATTACATTTATCGTTACATGAAGGGCAAACGCAATATGCAAAAGCTTTAGAAGAATTAGCCCGTATTTCAGATGATAGTACGTTACTTCCGAAACAAGGATTCCTTCATTATGTAACGAGAAAGAGAGAACGATCGTCTACAATGATATACATTGGTTTACAAAGAAATGAACTCCCTCTTCTCTCGCAGCCAACGTTTCTCACTACTAGTGAAGGGATGGTGGAATCGGTTGAAAACTTGGCTATATCACATTCATGA
- a CDS encoding DUF4018 domain-containing protein: protein MKTWLYHIHDFILLLLLSLLTERDELISIAIFLTTGYIGVFLIHKFMQKKTTGFVILLVLQIVLFSLFLPFSLFGTIILPLFFFIVHVVGPGYPVQKSLGGIVWFVVSVIFYAPFPPLWKLLMLALHLMITFWLTGANRKQQLLRFASIITIGLMSILIVQIFPFIRLIFGFITEVVALGVGYALMPLIKAAELKDTEDVWANKGHLLKPKIEDGKKIPDFDPILINSATIIVCTAIAIYVVWKIVKKRKHLSLPNMHVFESTIITDKEGMSQNRFKRNKPPHNEIRKEIFKLESKLTSPLNRKRGETVETWLERINDEEDVNIQSDIIIDAYNTVRYSNGANTVLLHEFKKEIHKLYAYQKNLKKRKK, encoded by the coding sequence TTGAAAACTTGGCTATATCACATTCATGATTTCATTCTGCTCCTCCTGCTTTCATTATTAACAGAAAGAGATGAACTAATTAGTATTGCAATATTTTTAACAACAGGCTATATTGGAGTATTTCTTATTCATAAATTTATGCAGAAAAAAACAACAGGATTTGTAATACTTTTAGTTCTTCAAATCGTTCTTTTCTCTTTATTTTTACCTTTTTCTCTTTTTGGCACAATCATATTACCACTATTTTTCTTTATCGTACATGTGGTCGGACCTGGATATCCAGTTCAAAAATCTTTAGGTGGTATTGTATGGTTTGTCGTTTCAGTTATATTTTATGCACCCTTTCCACCGTTGTGGAAACTATTAATGTTAGCCTTGCATCTTATGATTACATTTTGGTTAACCGGGGCAAATCGCAAACAACAACTATTACGTTTTGCTTCTATCATTACGATTGGCTTAATGAGTATATTAATTGTTCAAATATTTCCTTTCATTCGACTTATTTTTGGTTTTATAACGGAAGTAGTCGCATTAGGCGTCGGCTATGCTTTAATGCCATTAATTAAAGCAGCGGAATTAAAAGATACTGAAGATGTTTGGGCAAATAAAGGACATCTCTTAAAACCAAAAATTGAAGACGGAAAAAAAATTCCTGATTTTGATCCAATACTCATAAATAGCGCTACAATAATAGTCTGTACAGCTATCGCTATTTACGTCGTTTGGAAAATAGTAAAAAAACGAAAACATTTAAGTTTACCAAATATGCACGTCTTCGAATCTACTATCATTACTGATAAAGAAGGAATGAGCCAAAATCGTTTTAAACGAAATAAACCGCCACATAACGAAATTCGGAAGGAAATTTTTAAGCTAGAGAGTAAGTTAACCTCTCCTTTAAATAGAAAACGGGGAGAAACTGTTGAAACTTGGCTAGAAAGAATAAACGATGAAGAAGATGTAAATATTCAAAGTGATATTATTATAGATGCTTATAATACTGTGCGGTATTCAAATGGTGCAAACACTGTACTTCTACATGAATTTAAGAAAGAGATTCATAAGCTTTATGCATATCAAAAAAATTTGAAGAAACGAAAGAAATAA
- a CDS encoding GNAT family N-acetyltransferase, whose protein sequence is MGFPKLETERLRLRELTLLDAEMMFEYFSKESVIRYFGMDSFENIEQAKTTIQTFKNRYEEGSVFRWGIEKKGTGQLIGTCGFHLINNHHRRAEIGYELDDTYWGQGYASEALQAILAYGFEILQLIRIAAVVYVENKASQQLLIKAGFQEEGLLRKHMIQNGVAHDTILYSLLKEEWKK, encoded by the coding sequence ATGGGATTTCCGAAACTAGAAACAGAACGTTTACGATTAAGAGAACTTACACTATTAGATGCAGAAATGATGTTCGAATATTTTTCGAAAGAATCAGTTATACGTTATTTCGGAATGGATTCTTTCGAAAATATTGAGCAAGCGAAAACAACGATTCAAACGTTTAAAAATCGTTATGAAGAAGGAAGTGTATTTCGCTGGGGAATCGAGAAAAAAGGGACGGGCCAATTAATTGGGACGTGTGGATTTCATTTAATTAACAATCATCATAGACGAGCTGAAATTGGTTATGAATTAGATGATACATATTGGGGACAGGGGTATGCATCTGAAGCATTACAAGCAATTTTAGCTTACGGATTTGAAATACTGCAACTAATAAGAATCGCAGCGGTTGTATATGTAGAAAATAAAGCTTCACAACAATTATTAATAAAAGCAGGATTTCAAGAAGAAGGATTACTTCGAAAACATATGATTCAAAATGGTGTCGCTCATGATACCATTTTATATTCTTTATTAAAAGAAGAGTGGAAGAAGTAA